The Sylvia atricapilla isolate bSylAtr1 chromosome 13, bSylAtr1.pri, whole genome shotgun sequence genome includes a region encoding these proteins:
- the TERB2 gene encoding telomere repeats-binding bouquet formation protein 2: MFRGHRAWFSQSVSPGPRGLWADGGGTIAHWLDADYLFSSDAAHPDTRSIHESLSYLEGRATVFHSCYLSVCAGTDAEEKPSAVLGHFVLPPACLQEEIRRKIGRFIWEKADDFEEQPNENLTEEPEVTRSVCEEESEEEALDLVESSEETDSEAPSQGEFPYRALQEYPKNNMVTGYASARDMKKYEGELHDFIPGTSGYAAYWVQSKLNIHCEKTKMKRKL, translated from the exons ATGTTCCGCGGGCACCGTGCCTGGTTCTCGCAGAGCGTCAGCCCGGGCCCGCGGGGGCTCTGGG cagaCGGCGGCGGCACCATCGCGCACTGGCTGGATGCCGACTACCTCTTCAGCAGCGATGCCGCCCACCCCGACACCCGCAG caTACACGAGAGCCTCAGTTACTTGGAGGGCAGAGCCACGGTCTTTCACTCCTGTTACCTCTCAGTGTGTGCAGGCACCGACGCCGAAGAGAAGCCCTCGGCGGTTCTAGGCCACTTTGTCCTGccccctgcctgcctgcaggaaG aaatcagaaggaaaattgGCCGGTTTATCTGGGAGAAGGCAGATGACTTTGAAGAACAG CCCAACGAAAACCTGACAGAGGAACCTGAAGTGACAAGAAGTGTCTGTGAGGAAGAATCAGAGGAGGAGGCACTAGACCTGGTTGAAAG CAGTGAAGAAACAGACTCTGAAGCACCTAGCCAGGGAGAATTTCCATACCGTGCCCTCCAGGAATACCCCAAAAATAACATGGTGACAG GCTATGCCTCTGCACGGGACATGAAGAAATATGAGGGGGAACTCCACGACTTTATCCCTGGCACCTCGGGCTATGCAGCGTACTGGGTTCAAAGCAAACTTAACATTCACTGTGAGAAGACcaaaatgaagaggaaattgTAA